Within the Leeia aquatica genome, the region AGATGGGGGGGATGCACAGGCTGATGCCCCAGCTGCTGTTGGACTGGTGGCTTTGGTAGTCGGTGCGGTCTTGCAGGGTGAGCAGGCTGAGGTTGCCGCCGACGTCGAGATTGACCTGTTTGCCAGCAAGCTGGGCACCCTTGAGGGTGGTGTCTTTGCCGCTGCTGAGGTTGAGCTGGTTGCT harbors:
- a CDS encoding hemagglutinin repeat-containing protein, which encodes FGFGQQNGFSFQIGGSKGKGLTDGSETRYDNTLITASNQLNLSSGKDTTLKGAQLAGKQVNLDVGGNLSLLTLQDRTDYQSHQSNSSWGISLCIPPI